The following proteins are co-located in the candidate division WOR-3 bacterium genome:
- a CDS encoding T9SS type A sorting domain-containing protein, with the protein MYFLLSAGPIAGLTPDSDYLVYYGEWNDDILFRAKDFDLVILEPSAISDEQLQSLKKGHDGISGTDDDVIVIAYLSIGEVDSGNIVGDGRGPCYYDTLSSSIIYTNNGFASFYLDDADHNGLPDRNGTWGSYYVNAGDTLWWQYVDARADALQARGFDGFFLDTIDTANPWGPYFWTYRGMSQLIQHLRERYPQKILIANRGLFYFSPNWYQNTPYNIRPYINGLLFEDYYTSWDWQADTGIVSPDFEENRNNWAVWVNEEASQPDGFTVFALDYLNPSQSSYETMLHNQIQYTIVENHWLSYVTYILLDTITYGVFHNHLEDHNPPTWKSHIGVYDINYQGDSIEILAGLAEDQTPPVNYYVYYSTSPFNSPEEAADSIGPLTYQVVNNLVRFRIPALPPGTYYFMVRARDNCNPPHEDKNTTLKELIIQCVKEKGEKVLFSKDGTLDLSSISNLLGDIDYLEIYSATGQIVFKAKSAPQKEITLPQGVYLGKVRQKGRELIFRIIVLN; encoded by the coding sequence TTGTATTTTTTACTTTCCGCCGGCCCTATAGCGGGGTTAACCCCCGATAGTGATTATCTTGTGTATTACGGGGAATGGAACGACGACATTTTGTTTAGGGCAAAGGATTTTGACCTTGTTATTCTGGAGCCCTCCGCTATTTCTGATGAACAGCTTCAAAGTCTCAAAAAGGGGCATGATGGGATTTCTGGGACCGATGATGATGTGATTGTAATTGCCTATCTTTCTATTGGAGAGGTAGATTCTGGAAATATTGTCGGAGATGGAAGAGGTCCCTGCTATTATGACACTCTCAGTAGCTCAATTATCTACACCAACAACGGTTTTGCCTCTTTTTATCTTGATGATGCCGACCACAATGGACTCCCTGACAGAAATGGAACTTGGGGAAGCTACTATGTAAACGCAGGTGATACCCTGTGGTGGCAATATGTTGACGCCAGGGCCGATGCTTTACAGGCAAGGGGATTTGACGGATTTTTCCTCGATACCATTGATACCGCAAACCCCTGGGGCCCTTACTTCTGGACCTATCGTGGTATGTCTCAACTTATTCAACATTTAAGAGAAAGGTATCCTCAAAAAATCCTCATTGCAAATAGAGGGCTTTTCTATTTTTCACCGAACTGGTATCAAAATACACCTTACAATATCAGGCCCTACATAAACGGACTTTTATTCGAAGATTACTACACTTCCTGGGACTGGCAAGCCGACACGGGTATCGTCTCACCCGATTTTGAAGAAAACAGAAACAATTGGGCAGTATGGGTTAATGAAGAGGCTTCACAACCTGACGGGTTCACTGTCTTTGCCCTCGATTACCTTAACCCTTCTCAGTCCTCTTATGAAACGATGTTACATAATCAAATTCAATATACCATAGTGGAGAACCACTGGCTCTCCTATGTAACTTACATACTTCTTGATACCATAACCTACGGCGTATTCCACAATCACCTCGAAGACCACAACCCACCTACTTGGAAAAGTCACATTGGGGTTTACGATATAAATTACCAGGGTGACTCCATTGAAATTCTTGCTGGCCTTGCCGAAGACCAAACGCCCCCCGTTAATTACTACGTGTACTATTCAACTTCTCCCTTTAATTCACCTGAAGAAGCCGCAGACTCCATTGGTCCCTTAACATATCAAGTGGTAAATAATCTTGTCCGCTTTCGCATACCAGCCCTTCCACCTGGAACATATTATTTCATGGTTAGGGCAAGGGATAATTGCAATCCGCCACATGAGGATAAAAACACGACACTCAAAGAATTAATCATCCAATGCGTAAAGGAAAAGGGCGAAAAAGTCCTTTTTTCCAAAGATGGTACTTTAGACCTTTCATCCATTTCAAACCTTTTAGGTGATATCGATTACTTAGAAATCTACTCTGCTACTGGACAAATCGTATTTAAAGCAAAATCGGCCCCACAAAAAGAAATCACTTTGCCTCAGGGCGTTTATCTGGGAAAGGTAAGACAGAAGGGCAGAGAATTAATCTTTAGAATCATCGTTCTAAATTAA